The following nucleotide sequence is from Vanrija pseudolonga chromosome 4, complete sequence.
CTCTTCAACCCGCGCATGATGGGCGCAGAGACCCGACAGCTCGCTTACGTGCTGAGCTGTATCGCCCTGGGGGCGGGCCTGAtggcgctgctggccaagTGGGCGTAGAGTGCTGATAGGCTTGTAGACACAATGTATCTCGCATGCTTGGAAGAGTGGGTCGCGAGGAGCAAGAAAGAAGATTCTGGTTGCTATTTATCGACGACCCGAAGACCCGGACAGGCGTCGGCTCGGTTACAACGGCCAGGGCAACAAAGGGTGCCGCATTGCCGAAACGGCCGATACCCGGTCCCCACCGCATATAAGGCCCTCTCTCCCCGCATCTCTTGGCTGCTCCTCACTCACATCACAGCACAATGGCAGCATCCGAAGAGCActgggacggcgaggcgtaCAAGGAGCGACCGGGAACCCGCGAGATGGCCAAGGTCAACGGCGAGACCAATGTCcccaaggcgctcgcggcggccggcatCGACCCGAAGTCGTTCAAGTCGCTGCacctgctcgaggtcggtgcgGGCGTCGGCACAGTCACGCCGTATCTCGCGGACATGTTCGCAAGCGTGCATGCGCTCGAGCCCAGCCCGTCGATGCtggcccagctcgccaaggagccCGTCGCGACCCGCGACAACGTGACCTATTCGCAGCACCCGGTCACCCCGTCTACTGGCGCCGAGTTCGCGACCCCGCTCCtctcgcccacgccggccgACCACGAGCGCAAGCTTGTCCCCCCACGTGCTCAGTTCGACGTCGCGATCTGCACGCTCGTGGTTCaccacgtcgacgacttTGCGCCCTTCTTTGCCGGCGTGCTCTCGCTCCTCAAGCCTGGCGGCCTCTTCGTCGCCATCGAGTTCAGgaaagacgacgacggccacgactTGTCCAAGCAGTACCATCTGGAAGTGGCGCCCGAGCTCACGCCGGtctcggacgacgacttcAAGTTCCCGAACGACAACCACTTCCGCACGGCCTACTCGCACGAGTCGCTCGGCGCCTTGTTCAAGAAGAACGGgtacgtcgacgtcggcgcgaccgacgtcgacagcTGCCAGGCGTTCGGGTACGACGGCCGCAAGGCCGTTCCTGCTATTGCGGCGTGGGGAAGGAAGCCGGAATAGGTGGGTTGTGGTGATTGGGGTCCAACTGACGACCAAGATTGAGGACATATCTAGAAATACAAGACTTGCACGCGAGATGAATCACAGGCGATACCCAGGATTACGTTCGTTTGCACTTCAGCTCATCACATCACCTGCATACAAGTACAGCTTCTCACTCTACTAACCCTGGCCTCCGCTAGTCATAGTACTGGCCCTTGAAGCCCGAGAGGATCTCCTGGCCCTCCTTGGCGCGGAACACGGTGCTCTTACTCTGCTGCCATGCCTGCTTGGCAACGGTGAACTCGTCGATCGTGGGTGCCGGCTTGCCCGCGCGCTCAAACTCGTTGGCCGTGAACCCCTCGCGGGCGAGCACGGGGCtgtcgagcgtcttgagcaCGACACCCTGGTTCGGACGGGCAAAGTACAGCagtccgagtcggtcgacgtcgcgctggTCCTTCGGCGGGACATGCACGCGGTGGATGGTGCTGCGGACGTATCCGCCCGTGAGGAACGACAGCGCGTCGCATGCATTGACTGTCAGACTCGCGTCGAGAGGCTTGGCCCACTTCCACGAGCCTGTCTCGTGGTCCCGGATCTGCAACCCCGCCACCGGCTGCCGGAAGAGGAGCGTGAGAGAGCCCAGGTCGGTGTGCCCGGTCACGTAcagcccgtcgccggcctcgagcttctcgtaCTCCGCCGCATCGTACCGGCTGTACTTCATGTACCGGAGGTGGTCCTCGGCCCGCTTGTCCCACTGATGCAGGTTGGTGAGCGTGTCGGCTggcagctcgagggcggaAGCGAGTAGCGTCAGGAGCGGGTGGAGTACGCGCTCGTGCAGCTTCTCCTGGAACGCGCGGATCTCGGGCAGGTGGCCTTCGATGAGGGGAGGGAAGGACTGGGGGACTTCGGGCTCTGGTGTGTGTCAGCCGTGTCCATGAGCCGGCAACCCACTGGGAATGTTGTACACCTCGATCTTGTCCTGCACGCCGGAGCTGAGCACACGCCGCCCCGCAGGCCGGTAGCCATTGTACTCGCCGTTCTCGAGGTCGGGCACGTAGCGCAGCTTCTCCTCAAGCGGGAGGGTGTAGAACTGCTCGCCGATAGCGAACTGgctgtcgacctcggcctgcgaGATGCCAAAGTTGGTGACGTAGAAGAAGCCCTTGGTGCGGAGGGCCTCGATGAGGGTGTCTGCGAGCTGTGCGCGGCCTTTCTCGGTGGCATTGAGCGAGAGGTCGATCGTGGGCACTGTGGCAAGTCAGCTGCTGCAAGACGAACCGGAGGACACGGCACGCACAGTCGGCCCAGTCGAGCgcctccttggtctcggggaCGTGCTCGTAGCTTGACAgggggacggcgacgggcattttcgtggtggtgttggtggtggatgAGCGCGTCCAGATGACATGTTGTGGCTTTCTTATGCCGGGTGAGTGCCAGCCCGCCCGGAGCTGAGCGCCGTAATCACGCCTTGCTACTGCTCCTCCATTCCGTGGCCCCAGATCCGAGTTTGAGCGTCCTCATGACAAGTGCGAGAGGAGGCGGCGTCCACTCCACCCCCACTCGCACATGGCCGAAACTGTTATATACCGTACGTATCGGTGACGACATTTCGCGTCACTCACTCCGCCACCATCCCTGCCTTCGCACATGGCCGCGTCCCGAACCTCCCAGTCGTCCAACCACATGCCCAAGTAAACACCGATACGTCGCGAACTGAACGGAATCACGCACACGGAACTGCCGAAGGCCAAGCCAGCCGAACCGCAATGTCGACACACTGGCGCTGATGGCGACAtgcgcagcaggcaggcagccgcCAGCCCTGAGATACCGTCGtctgccgccggcggttGCCGCGCTACCGCTCGCAcgttcggcgccgcgccgcacctgGCGCAACGGCCGCGTCTATGTTTGGAACGGATCCTTGGCGGCTTTGGGAAGCGGACGGAGAGGACTTGTGCTCTTTGCCGCGAAAAATGTCGAGCGCCGGGCATTGGGAGTCAGCAGGGCGGCTCGGAGATGACTGTTCAGCTCCGTAGAGCGGCGTGCGCTGCGgatgacgagctcgtgcgcgatGCAAGTGCACTAACATTGCGTATTGTATCATGCAGGCGGGAGCTTGCCCGCCGTATTGCTAGCAGATATCCGGCGACGCTTTCTTAAGATGGACAAGCGACGGTGACAACCCCCCTGCCAAGCCCATCCACCGGACCCACAATGTCCAAactcgtcgctgcgctcAAGCGCAACACTTTCGGCgcggtcctcgtcgacgtgttCGACTGGTACCCGTacgtggcgcgtggcgagTGGCACTGTCCCCAGCTCTGACGCAACACCAGGTCCCACCTCCCC
It contains:
- the SPCC1494.01_0 gene encoding UPF0676 protein; its protein translation is MPVAVPLSSYEHVPETKEALDWADLPTIDLSLNATEKGRAQLADTLIEALRTKGFFYVTNFGISQAEVDSQFAIGEQFYTLPLEEKLRYVPDLENGEYNGYRPAGRRVLSSGVQDKIEVYNIPKPEVPQSFPPLIEGHLPEIRAFQEKLHERVLHPLLTLLASALELPADTLTNLHQWDKRAEDHLRYMKYSRYDAAEYEKLEAGDGLYVTGHTDLGSLTLLFRQPVAGLQIRDHETGSWKWAKPLDASLTVNACDALSFLTGGYVRSTIHRVHVPPKDQRDVDRLGLLYFARPNQGVVLKTLDSPVLAREGFTANEFERAGKPAPTIDEFTVAKQAWQQSKSTVFRAKEGQEILSGFKGQYYD